The following proteins come from a genomic window of Edaphobacter sp. 4G125:
- the murC gene encoding UDP-N-acetylmuramate--L-alanine ligase — MPHTPASSAPLFFAPTHRIHFIGIGGIGMSGIAEILLTMGYTVSGSDLRRSAVTDRLVGLGARVFEGHAAANAAGSDVVVTSSAVRPDNPEVLEARARKIPVIQRAEMLAELMRLKYGIAVAGMHGKTTTTSMVASVLAAGGLDPTVVVGGRVNALDSNARLGNSQYLVAEADESDRSFLKLSPVLAVVTNLDREHMDCYRDMADVEAAFLEFMDRVPFYGASMACVDNPLLRSVLPKVRRRLYTYGESEDADFRVNSLKRDGEGFSRFEVIYRGATLGPFTLHVPGRHNVLNATAAVAIGVQLGMAPEQIAVGLESFRGVDRRFQVKGTARGVTVVDDYGHHPTEILATLKAARECDYGRVLVLFQPHRYTRTRDLMQEFAGAFGDADVVEVLDIYPASEAPIAGITGDTLARSIQSKGVEYAASMAEGVERLARQAREGDVILTLGAGNVSQAARMLLTALDEGKEDSRKVGVTDEVSS, encoded by the coding sequence ATGCCGCACACGCCTGCCTCTTCCGCTCCGCTCTTCTTTGCTCCGACGCACCGCATCCACTTTATTGGGATTGGCGGGATTGGGATGAGTGGGATTGCAGAGATTCTACTGACGATGGGATACACCGTCAGCGGGAGCGATCTACGACGCTCGGCGGTGACGGACCGGCTGGTAGGCCTGGGCGCACGGGTCTTCGAGGGACATGCGGCTGCGAATGCTGCCGGAAGCGATGTCGTGGTGACGAGCTCGGCGGTGCGTCCGGATAATCCGGAGGTGCTGGAGGCACGAGCACGGAAGATTCCCGTGATTCAGCGTGCAGAGATGCTGGCAGAGCTGATGCGGCTGAAGTATGGGATTGCAGTCGCAGGGATGCATGGAAAGACCACGACGACGAGCATGGTGGCTTCGGTGCTGGCTGCTGGAGGGCTGGACCCAACGGTTGTGGTGGGTGGACGTGTGAATGCGCTGGACTCGAATGCGCGGCTGGGGAACTCGCAGTACCTTGTGGCCGAGGCGGATGAGAGCGATCGCTCGTTTCTGAAGCTGTCGCCGGTGCTCGCCGTTGTGACCAACCTGGATCGCGAGCACATGGACTGCTATCGCGATATGGCGGATGTGGAGGCAGCGTTTTTGGAATTTATGGACCGGGTTCCGTTTTATGGAGCTTCGATGGCTTGTGTGGACAATCCGCTGCTGCGGTCGGTGCTGCCCAAGGTGAGGCGGCGACTCTACACCTATGGCGAGAGCGAGGATGCGGACTTTCGCGTTAACTCGCTGAAGCGGGATGGAGAGGGATTTTCTCGGTTCGAGGTGATCTATCGCGGAGCGACACTTGGTCCGTTCACGCTACACGTTCCAGGGCGGCATAACGTGTTGAATGCCACAGCGGCGGTGGCGATTGGGGTACAGCTCGGTATGGCTCCGGAGCAGATTGCAGTGGGCCTGGAGAGTTTCCGTGGAGTCGACCGTCGCTTTCAGGTGAAGGGAACGGCACGCGGAGTGACGGTGGTGGACGACTACGGCCACCATCCTACGGAGATTCTCGCTACGCTGAAGGCCGCACGTGAGTGCGACTATGGACGGGTGCTGGTGCTTTTCCAGCCGCATCGTTATACGCGGACCCGCGACCTGATGCAGGAGTTTGCCGGAGCATTCGGCGATGCGGATGTGGTCGAAGTGCTGGATATCTATCCGGCGAGCGAGGCTCCGATCGCGGGGATTACGGGTGACACGCTGGCCCGGTCCATTCAGAGCAAAGGGGTGGAGTATGCAGCGTCCATGGCCGAAGGGGTAGAGCGGCTAGCAAGGCAGGCGCGGGAGGGCGATGTAATCCTGACGCTGGGGGCGGGGAACGTCTCGCAGGCGGCGAGGATGTTGCTGACGGCTCTGGATGAAGGGAAAGAGGATAGCAGAAAGGTGGGAGTAACGGACGAGGTGAGTTCCTGA
- a CDS encoding cell division protein FtsQ/DivIB yields the protein MMAREFTDFEDEFDDEPLPRRQSGIRVKLRGGLPRSRGGKIALVAIVLVLIGLCGALAMTARTAILHDERFLIPSSTAIETTGNTNVTRAQLVAQFGEDIERNIFRVPLEQRKAQLEQLPWVQQATVMRLLPNRLRVAVVERTPIAFVRQGNRIGLVDANGILLDMPSNAQGAVHYSFPVVTGLVASDPLSLRAARMKLYTRFTGEMDGGGEKISEKLSEVDLSYPEDVRAVIPDKNGEVLVHFGEDNFLDRYRKFEDHLAEWRQQYPRLAAVDMRYDRQVVLEMQPGPSAPATTGGQRAPVAENKKAVAPAVPAAAPAKAPTPAHSGGAAASHAAPAKKTKAKPPVKGKKPVAKKGASAKAVRTSGESFWVHPKQQLTAVAGQSSNIHPAQAVHP from the coding sequence ATGATGGCCCGAGAGTTCACAGATTTTGAGGACGAATTCGACGACGAGCCACTGCCGAGAAGGCAGAGCGGCATTCGTGTGAAGCTGCGTGGGGGCTTACCTCGGTCGCGCGGAGGCAAAATCGCGCTTGTCGCGATTGTTTTAGTCCTGATCGGTCTATGCGGAGCGCTGGCAATGACTGCACGGACTGCGATTCTGCACGATGAGCGCTTCCTGATTCCTTCATCGACTGCGATCGAGACGACTGGCAATACGAATGTGACGCGAGCGCAGTTGGTGGCCCAGTTCGGCGAGGATATCGAGCGAAACATCTTCCGAGTGCCGCTGGAGCAGCGTAAAGCTCAGTTGGAGCAGTTGCCCTGGGTCCAGCAAGCCACAGTGATGCGGCTGCTGCCGAATCGCTTACGGGTGGCTGTAGTGGAACGGACGCCGATCGCGTTTGTGCGGCAGGGAAATCGCATTGGGCTGGTCGATGCCAATGGAATTCTGCTCGATATGCCGTCGAACGCGCAGGGAGCAGTGCACTACTCGTTTCCGGTGGTCACGGGGCTGGTGGCAAGCGATCCGTTGTCGCTGCGGGCCGCTCGCATGAAGCTGTATACGCGATTCACCGGTGAGATGGATGGGGGAGGGGAAAAGATCTCCGAGAAGCTCTCGGAGGTGGACTTGTCGTATCCGGAGGATGTGCGAGCGGTGATTCCGGACAAGAACGGCGAGGTCCTGGTGCATTTCGGAGAGGACAACTTCCTCGATCGATACAGAAAGTTTGAAGACCACCTTGCAGAGTGGAGACAGCAGTATCCGCGTCTGGCCGCGGTGGATATGCGGTATGACCGGCAGGTAGTGCTGGAGATGCAGCCGGGACCATCGGCTCCGGCGACGACCGGCGGACAGCGGGCTCCGGTCGCAGAGAACAAGAAAGCAGTGGCTCCTGCGGTTCCGGCAGCGGCTCCGGCTAAAGCGCCGACGCCGGCGCATTCAGGTGGGGCGGCTGCGAGTCATGCTGCTCCAGCAAAGAAGACAAAAGCAAAACCACCGGTTAAGGGCAAGAAACCGGTGGCGAAGAAGGGCGCTTCCGCGAAGGCGGTGAGAACAAGTGGGGAGTCATTTTGGGTCCATCCGAAACAGCAGTTAACGGCGGTAGCAGGGCAGAGCTCGAATATTCATCCGGCGCAGGCGGTTCATCCATGA